The Leptotrichia trevisanii DSM 22070 DNA segment ATTAAAAAAATCTCTATTTTAAGTAAGAAATTTTACTTTTTTAGAGATTTTTTATTTTTATACTAACACCCCGTTTAAAAATTAAGAATAAATTTTTATAATAAGGTTGTTTGATAGCTAATTCATAATTATTTAACTAAATTGTTTATTATTATTTTTCAGCTTTTATTCCTTTTTTCCAGTTAATAGATTTTACTAAAATAAAGAATATTATTCCTGCCAATGTATTTGAAAATAAATTTCCCCAGAATATTGAATAAAGGCCAAGATATTTTTGTGTCAATAAAATAAAGATGTATCTTAACAGCCAAATCCTTAAAATTGACATAACTAACGGAACTTTTGTTCTTCCAAGTGCTATAAAAACTCCTTGTGCTATCATAAAAACACTAAATCCAATTACTGAATAAGTATAAATATGGAGAGCTTTATCAGCAATTTCTATTACTTTTTGAACCTTTGTAAAAGTTAATACGAGTGGTAATGAAATAGGCAGGATTAAGGCAATAGTCAAAATTGAAATAGTAACGCCAGTTATCCAGCCCACCTTAAACACATCCTTAGATTTTTTTACATTTCCAATTCCCATATTTATACTAATCATTGAGGAAACGGTGGTTCCTATTGAAGATGGTAAAATAAAGCAGATTGCATTGATATTGGAAGCAATTCCCTGAGCATTTAAGGCAATGGCTCCAAATTTTTCCATTTCCTTGTTTATAAGAAAAAATCCAAGATACAAGAAGGCATAGTTTAACATTGAAGGAAATCCGATTTTTAATAATCGTTTTATAATTGGCAATTTTATTGTGTAACTTCGTAAATTAAGTTTTATATCTCCACTTTTTAAAAATAAATCGTGAAACATCCAGATTGTAACAACTATGTAAGAAAAAAGTGACGCCATAACTGCACCTACAATTCCCATTTTCAAAACATATAAAAAAATTGAATTAAAAATTATTTTTAAAATTAATAAAAGAAAAATTCTAACAAATGTAACCTCAGGGCGTCCAATCGCATTTTTTGAAGAATTGTAAATGGCAGCTAAAAATACAAAGGGCATTATGAGTGAATAAAGCGAAATATAGGTATAGACATTGTTACGAATTTCAGAGGTTGTGTTATTTGAAATCAAAAAAGCTGTAAACATACATACAGGAATTAATAAAAGTCCAATAAAAAAACTGAATACAAAAATTTGTAACATCGTTTCCTTAACAGCCAACATACGCCCTTTTCCATACAGACGTCCAAGCATAACCAGTGTAGCCACTCCCAACCCTTGTGATAATGCAATCATAATATTCAGGACAGGCTGGCTAAATGTAACGGAACTGGCAACTTCCACACTTGTAAGCCTATTTAAAAATAAACTGTCTGAAAGCGGTATAAGAGCCTGTATAATTCCAACCAGCAGTGTTGGAACAGATAAAAAAAGCAATGTATTAATAACTTTTCCATGTAAAATCATCTGACGGCGTTCTTCATTTGATTGAGCTTTAAATAACATCTTAATTTTCCTCCCTTTAAAATTTATTGTATTTTTCATTATAGCACTTTTTTGTGAAATTTAAAACAATTTTATAACTTTTAGACAGAGTAAAAAATATAGGGGCAAATAAATTTAATCAAATTTTTAATTAACAAAAAAGAGGAAACCAGTTACAATATAATCGCCAAA contains these protein-coding regions:
- a CDS encoding MATE family efflux transporter — translated: MLFKAQSNEERRQMILHGKVINTLLFLSVPTLLVGIIQALIPLSDSLFLNRLTSVEVASSVTFSQPVLNIMIALSQGLGVATLVMLGRLYGKGRMLAVKETMLQIFVFSFFIGLLLIPVCMFTAFLISNNTTSEIRNNVYTYISLYSLIMPFVFLAAIYNSSKNAIGRPEVTFVRIFLLLILKIIFNSIFLYVLKMGIVGAVMASLFSYIVVTIWMFHDLFLKSGDIKLNLRSYTIKLPIIKRLLKIGFPSMLNYAFLYLGFFLINKEMEKFGAIALNAQGIASNINAICFILPSSIGTTVSSMISINMGIGNVKKSKDVFKVGWITGVTISILTIALILPISLPLVLTFTKVQKVIEIADKALHIYTYSVIGFSVFMIAQGVFIALGRTKVPLVMSILRIWLLRYIFILLTQKYLGLYSIFWGNLFSNTLAGIIFFILVKSINWKKGIKAEK